One segment of Balaenoptera ricei isolate mBalRic1 chromosome 8, mBalRic1.hap2, whole genome shotgun sequence DNA contains the following:
- the FGF3 gene encoding fibroblast growth factor 3 — MGLIWFLLLGLLEPGWPAAGPGGRPRRDAGGRGGVYEHLGGAPRRRKLYCATKYHLQLHPSGRVNGSLENSAYSILEITAVEVGVVAMRGLFSGRYLAMNKKGRLYASESYNAECEFVERIHELGYNTYASRLYRTVPGGRGTRRQPSAERLWYVSVNGKGRPRRGFKTRRTQKSSLFLPRVLDHKDHEMVRLLQGAAGLCGSQFRPPGGAPQP, encoded by the exons ATGGGCCTGATCTGGTTCCTGCTGCTCGGCCTGCTGGAGCCCGGCTGGCCGGCCGCGGGCCCCGGGGGGCGGCCGCGGCGCGATGCTGGAGGCCGCGGCGGAGTCTACGAGCACCTCGGCGGGGCGCCCCGGCGCCGCAAGCTCTACTGCGCCACCAAGTACCACCTCCAGCTTCACCCGAGCGGCCGCGTCAACGGCAGCCTAGAGAACAGCGCCTACA GTATCCTGGAGATAACAGCGGTGGAGGTGGGCGTTGTGGCCATGAGGGGGCTCTTCTCCGGGCGGTACTTGGCCATGAACAAGAAGGGACGGCTCTATGCCTCG GAGAGCTACAACGCCGAGTGTGAGTTCGTGGAGCGCATCCACGAGCTGGGCTACAACACGTACGCCTCCCGGCTGTACCGCACGGTGCCCGGCGGGCGTGGGACCCGGCGCCAGCCCAGCGCCGAGAGACTGTGGTACGTGTCTGTGAACGGCAAGGGCCGGCCCCGCAGGGGCTTCAAGACGCGCCGCACGCAGAAGTCCTCGCTGTTCCTGCCTCGGGTGCTGGACCACAAGGACCACGAGATGGTGAGGCTGCTCCAGGGCGCGGCCGGACTCTGCGGCAGCCAGTTCAGGCCTCCAGGCGGGGCCCCCCAGCCCTGA